Genomic segment of Mercurialis annua linkage group LG6, ddMerAnnu1.2, whole genome shotgun sequence:
AGATAGGAATTGTTGTACATTGCAGCGAAAGATAGAAGTCGCGACGCTGATACTGTGCCTCGGGAGCCAGATGAAACTCAAGTTGCTGGAGTTGCTACCGAATTGCAGAGTTCAGAAGAAAACGGAGTTGTGGAGTTGAGTGATTCTTCTGATGTGGATAATAAGTCAAATGCTGGCTCTTTAAACTGCGAGGAAAAGAATTCTGAGAAGAACGATACAAATGATGTTGCTACAAGCAGTAAATGTGTTGTTGATAATGATGTTGATGGGAACCTTAGTGTAGAAAACTTGAATAATTCTGTAGGAAGTGAAAATAACAATCTGAATTCTGAACTTAAGCATAAAGGTAGGTCTTGGAAGTCTGGAGAAATATCAGGTTGGGAACGCCGGGAGAAAAGAGAAATGGCGGGGTTTCAACGAGTTATGAGTGCTGAGGTTGCACGCCGCGAGAGAAGTGAAATGGAGGGGGTTCAACGAGTCATGAGAGCTGAGGTTGAAGGTATAAGGTTTTCAACTTCAAATTACCCTGATGAGGGCCCATCTGATTACAATCAACAGTCTTTGTATGGGTATGGGGAATCATTAAGGAAACATGATGACCATGTTGCAGCGAGCAAAGTTCAACAACTTGAGAAAGATCGAGTGGAGCTTCTTAGGAAACTGGATGAGCTCAAGGAACAACTTAGCAGGTCCTGCGATGTAGCTGATAAACCCAAGGAGAGAGGGAGGATGGCTCCTTCAGATCCATATACTGGTTCTGGTTCTGACCCGTGGTTTCCTGGTGGTTCATCAATGCCAGGTACGGCTTCAACACAGTTTTTTGCAGCAGATAAATATGCTGCTAGACCTCCTTATTTCCATCATCAGCCTGATTTAAATCCTTATACCGGTGGGCATGAAATGCCTATGCACAATTTTCATCCTTCAATGCACAACTCAAATTATATTCCTGATTTTGCTGATCCATTTGGGATAAAAAGAGTCCCACATCCGTTATCTGGTCAATATCCATCTGGTCAATACTTCAATAGACATTACTTTGATTCCAATTCTGATCCATTTGAGCCATACACATCCAATGCAAACTTTCACCAGCCTTCTTGTTCTTGTTTCCAATGTTACGAGAGACATCATGGAGTTCCAGCACCAGTTCCACCTGCTCCTTTCAGCAATAAAAGGTTCCCTAATGTTTCAAACAATCCCATGATGTACCATCATGAAAATGCTGGGTCATTTGGCTCGCATGTCCGCAACTCCAGGTCTACTGTACCTCCTCAATTACATTATCGCGGTCCCCAATCCCATTCAAGATGGCCAAGTGATCTTAACCCTGAGATGGGTGCTTTTGTTCGCTCTCGGCCTCGAAGAGTGGTCATAGGCAGTGGTGGCCGCTGCTGCCGTCCTATGGCTGGGGGTGCTCCATTTTTTAcgtgttttaattgttttgaagTGCTGCAAATACCCAAGAAAGTATTGCTAATGGGAAAGAATCGACAAAAGATCCGGTGTGGTTCCTGTTCTACAGTAATAAATATCGCAGTTGTAAACGAGAAACTTGTATTTTCTGTTAACGCTGCAGTGACACTAGTTCCAACTGAGGTTTTCGATAGCTCTATGGAGTTGATTAAAGACACATCATACTCCCATTGCCGTACGAGCCGGATGCATGCTAATTACTCTTCTGATGATTATGATAATTCTGGTTACGACTTCCAAACAGTAGACACAGATCCACTTGCATTATCAACAGGACAGGCTTTGAACTCAATGAAGCATCTAGAGATGAACGGTTTTCATA
This window contains:
- the LOC126686991 gene encoding protein ENHANCED DISEASE RESISTANCE 4-like; protein product: MGDSTKVRLVRCPKCENLLPELADYSVYQCGGCGAVLRAKDRSRDADTVPREPDETQVAGVATELQSSEENGVVELSDSSDVDNKSNAGSLNCEEKNSEKNDTNDVATSSKCVVDNDVDGNLSVENLNNSVGSENNNLNSELKHKGRSWKSGEISGWERREKREMAGFQRVMSAEVARRERSEMEGVQRVMRAEVEGIRFSTSNYPDEGPSDYNQQSLYGYGESLRKHDDHVAASKVQQLEKDRVELLRKLDELKEQLSRSCDVADKPKERGRMAPSDPYTGSGSDPWFPGGSSMPGTASTQFFAADKYAARPPYFHHQPDLNPYTGGHEMPMHNFHPSMHNSNYIPDFADPFGIKRVPHPLSGQYPSGQYFNRHYFDSNSDPFEPYTSNANFHQPSCSCFQCYERHHGVPAPVPPAPFSNKRFPNVSNNPMMYHHENAGSFGSHVRNSRSTVPPQLHYRGPQSHSRWPSDLNPEMGAFVRSRPRRVVIGSGGRCCRPMAGGAPFFTCFNCFEVLQIPKKVLLMGKNRQKIRCGSCSTVINIAVVNEKLVFSVNAAVTLVPTEVFDSSMELIKDTSYSHCRTSRMHANYSSDDYDNSGYDFQTVDTDPLALSTGQALNSMKHLEMNGFHTSLSTSDDESSPSASIAPREAINSVQQPLKDSLSPPPPGSPLQHHFDYSSNNNAVNRFGKGNRSSRSDQEKLTTSKATTRQNSMKDASLATEIEVPFHEYANTGVSHDSGDANREDSQLKINKGSESFLANIIKKSFKDFSRSNQPDERSRINVSVNGHPIPDRLVKKAEKLAGPIQPGKYWYDFRAGFWGVIGGSCLGIIPPYIEEFNYPMPEDCAGGNTSIYVNGRELHTKDLDLLSGRGLPSERDRSYIIEISGRVLDEDTGEELDSLGRLAPTVEKVKHGFGMKVPKSAA